The sequence below is a genomic window from Candidatus Binatia bacterium.
GTGCACGCTGCTCGCGGGAACCGCGGCGCTCCTTACGGTCATGTACTCGGCGCCGCCGTTTCGGCTGAAGGCGATCCCCTACCTCGCCAATGCCGTGATCGCGCTTCCCCGGGGCGTCCTGCTCAAGGTGGCGGGGTGGTCCTGCGTGCGGGACTTCGGCCGGACCGAGCCCTGGGCGATCGGGCTCGTCTTCGGGCTCTTCCTCCTCGGCGCGACCACGACCAAGGATTTCGCGGACATCCGGGGGGACCGGGCCGCGGGATTCCGCACGCTGCCCGTGATCCTGGGGCCCCGGCGCGCGGCGTGGCTCACGGCGCCTTTTCTGGTGCTCCCCTTCCTCTTGATCCCCTACGGGCTTCACCGGGGCATCCTGACGGGCAACCCGTGGGTCCTGGACGGCCTGGCCGCGCTCCTCGTGGTCTGGGGAAGCTACGTCGCGTGGCTCATGCTCCGCCGCCCCGACGATCTCGCGCGCACGGAAAACCACCCTTCGTGGACCCACATGTACGTGATGATGTTCGTCGCGCAGATCGGCTTCGCGCTGGCCTACGTCTACCGGTAGAGCCTCTTGACGGTGCCCCACACGGTGCGGGGGCCCTCGTCGGCGAGAGAACTCCCGCGCGCGTCGAGGAAGTCGGAGCCGAGCTTCATCGTGTTGTCGTAATCCCGCCCGCCGCACTGCGCCCCGAACGAGGTCATGGCCGTGTTGTCGAGCGGCGTCGAGGAGAGGAAGCGGAGGATGGGCGCTCCCGTGACCTTGACCTTGAGCGATCCCAGCATGTAGCGCCCCGGCGCCAGGAAGTAGGGGGCCGCCCGCGCCAGCCACAGCATCCGCCCCGATTCCTTGCCGCCCGCCGGCACCGTGAACCCCATGTTGTCCGACCAGGGGCCGTAGGAAAGGCTGCCCGTTCCCGCCGCGTCCCATTCGAGGACGAACGTGTAGGAGCAGATGGTGAGCATGTTCTCGCCCTCCTCGCCGTTCTGGCAGGCGACCGCCGCTCCCGTGGCGTCGTGGGCAGTGTCCAGGTAGACGTCGATCGAGGAGACCTCGGGACCGAGGACGTCCGAGGCGTCGCACTGGCCGTCCCCGTTCACGTCGATGAAGAAGTACTGGGCGGAGGCGCGCGATGGGGCGAATACGGCCGCCAGGGCGGCCAGGAGTACGGCGG
It includes:
- a CDS encoding UbiA family prenyltransferase gives rise to the protein CTLLAGTAALLTVMYSAPPFRLKAIPYLANAVIALPRGVLLKVAGWSCVRDFGRTEPWAIGLVFGLFLLGATTTKDFADIRGDRAAGFRTLPVILGPRRAAWLTAPFLVLPFLLIPYGLHRGILTGNPWVLDGLAALLVVWGSYVAWLMLRRPDDLARTENHPSWTHMYVMMFVAQIGFALAYVYR